From the genome of Nicotiana tabacum cultivar K326 chromosome 17, ASM71507v2, whole genome shotgun sequence:
TTGATTGTTGTTTGTAGCTGAACTTTCTGTACCTCCTTTGCATTGAATTTCTCCTCAAGCTTCTGAAGTAAAATTACAGGCGTAAGATGGGATTGGACTTAGAAAGGCAAGGAGATAGTCCTGATCTGAAGatgccaaaacatgtaaaaaaaaaaaaaaaaaaggccttACCTGTTTCCTTCTTGCAGCTCTTTCTTCTGTCCTCAGGAGAAAAGGAGTGGATAAACTAGGTGATTGTAATTTGTTACGGCAAGCTGTGAAAGACTTGGGACAACTGAATAAAAATACTAAGGTGAGAGAGATTCAGTGGCACAACAAACTGACAAAATCATATAATCTCCATAATTCAACTTGGATTCATGCGCAGCTTTTTCCACACACCTGGTATATGATGGATTTATGCACCATTTCTTATTTGGCATATAGATTTTGTGCGCCATAAAGAATCACTTTACTATGTAGTTTCAATCTCCACTCACTTATTAACAAGACTATGGCTGTCGGCTGTCTGAATATAGAACTATGTTTTAGTAGAATCAACTGCTCTTCAACCTAAAATTCTAAAAGGAAAGCACGGTGTACAAGGCATCCCGCGTTCACTTAGGTCCGGGGAAGGCCGCACCCCAAGGGTTATGATATAGACAGCCTAccttaatgcaagcattagtgactgcttccacggctcgaacctaAAGGTCATTGGGAGACAACTTTTTCGTTGCTCCAAGACTCCCCTCAACCTAAAAATCTAGTAGAAAGAATATCAAATTATTTATCTTTCTTTATGAATTACAACTTTTTCGATAGAATAATTCTAATGCCAACCTATATTAGCTTTCATCCACTTGAATTTATAAATGAAAGGAATCGTATAATGGTAAAGTGCATTGACGATTACTGGAATGTCGTATTGGCAGTTTTACATGTTAACTCAACGCCCTTCTACCAATATTTTGCTGTCATAATATACATGTAGTCATCTACTGCCCGTAAAAAGTTAAATCTAAGGCCATTATTTCAAAGATATACTTACACAGCTGACAAAATATTCCATTTAGGACTGGCTGTTTGACTTCCTGAAACTGTCGGATGAATTGGTGTTGTCATGCTGTAAGGCAGTGGGAAGACAAAAGAACCAAGTTAGTGGTTGTTGCTGAAGTGAAATTCATGCAGTAATTTCGCAGTCAGAAAGCTCATACTGTCTTAATATGATAATTATATACCTTCTATTTTCAGAAGACGGGGTTGTCATGGGACGTTTGGTTGCACCATCTGAAGTTGCCTGCAGGTTTTAAACGAACAAAAGTCCAACAAAATTATTACGAGTTTAAGTTCTATCCATCGATGGTGTAGATCATTTATAATAATTACAGGGTAAATCTCTTTAACAAGCATTAATTATTAACCAGAAAAATATAGTAAGTTACTTGCTATCAGAGGTTAAACTATAGTGTTAGACTAAATAAGCAGACAACTGTTAGTGTAAAAAATTCAGGATTAGCTTTTAGTAAATGAGTGATAAATAAGCAGAGAAAAGTGAGTACCACAGTAGTCTTGAGAGGAGTTGCACACTTCTTAACGGCATTGGGAGCGACCTTTGAAATTTCCTTCTTGAGGGTGGTAGGAGGGGGAGGAGGCACCTTATCTGGCTCTTTGGCAGGGGTGTAATTCATCAATTTGCTTAAGGAATTTGAGCTTGATCTCTTTTCATTCGCCAAGACTGATGTTTGATTCTTGGTGATTGgagtgaaattgttttctttaTTGACATGACATGTAATGTTATGCCTAGCTGGTGAAGATGGGAATTTCGTTTTTATTGAGTGAACGGATGATTTGAATGAAGAAAAAGCTGATCTTTTCTTGCTCGTAACACATGTAACATCATCATCGTCTTGCTTAGAGCTGGAACTCTGCTGAATCATTGATGAAAATCAGTTTCCATATACTTCTAGTAGGAGTATATTTTAGATCAATCAATGACTTAACCAATCCATCAATTAATCAACTAAGTCTCAGAATCTCAACTTAGTTGGAGTCGGCTAGATGAATACTCTATATCCTTTCCTCCCTATTAGAAGCCATTTCATGCAAGTAAGTTCTAAGTAGTAATTAATTTCTCTAAAACTAGAGGCTCTCGACATCTCACACGGACAAGTTATAACCAAACTACAAAAGCGTTGAGTGTTGACACATAGTATAAATTTAGTataagtaataacaataataCCACTAAGGGGTGTGGTGGGACGAGTAGGATCCTCCACCCTTAATCGAACGGGTGTGATTGGAATAACCCACCCTTTAATGGGAGCTACACAGTGCAAATTTGGACTAGTTGGGCCAGTAGGCACCGGATACCACATGGTTATAACAATTCAACAACTTACTACCAAGAATAGAAAACCCATACATAGAGCTGTGTAGTTCATATTTACCTTCACCTTGAGCAAAGGTTTGTCCGTATGAGACATTTGACTAAGCTCTGATCCTGAAATTGTTTCTTTATTCTCACGCACAATACCATTCGTTAGTTCTTTCTCTGGAGCAACAGTAGTTAAAGGACCCTTCACTGGGGCAGCATTTGCTGCTGTTAGAGTATTTTGTGTGATTTCTACATCGGGGTCTTTTTTGGTACTGTTAGAGGAGGGAGTAATATTGGATTGTTCAAGCAAAGCAGCAGCAGCCTTTTGGGCAGCAATTCTCTTGTAATGAGCTTCAAAGAAAGCTTTCTTTTGGGCAACAGAACCTGGTTGTGCATACCTCTCTGCTTCCTCCACGTAGCGTTTGTGAGAGAACGTCGACCATTTTTCCCATGCCAATGATTCATTCGTAAATCTCCCGAAAGAAATGGACTCCCCTGGAGCATGCATGCGGTTCCCCTGTATTTACAAGAAGAGGAAAAAAACAATAACCTTTCAAAGGAAAGctatgaacaacaacaacaacaacaacaacaacaacctagcgGTGTCCCGCAAGTGATGATATTTTGGGAGGGTGAGGATAattgtgtacgcagaccttactcctatctaGGAAGGGTAGAGAGTCTGTATTCGATAGACCTAGCTCAAGAGCAAGgaaggaaggaaagaaaaaggaaagctatgaagaaagcaagaaaatATGGTATATGTAGAAGCACTTGCgcagagagtgtgtgtgtgtatgtgtgttttAAGTATTGAAAGAGAGTAAAGTACCTGTTTAGCTTCATTGGGTATGGCAGAAGCGTAAGAGAAGGCATGCATAAGACAAGCTGAATCTCCCATTACAGGACAAAGCAAGAAAACAAACTGAGGAACCTGGAACAGTACTATAATGTTACCAGAAAAATTTACTAGGATTATTGTACTGCATAAAAAAATTTATTGGCATGTAATTTCtctctcactttactctctgtATGGATCTGAGCATTTAAATTTGAAATTCAAATGGAAAAAAGTGTAAAAGAGAAACGTTGTTTAAAGGTAGGGACCCCTGCTAGCTGGTAGGGTAGGGAAAGAAAAAGTCGATGAAAATAGAAAAAGTTCTTGTTCTGCTTGCTTGACCAAGTCAGAAAGCTTGATTTCAGCTGAAGAGGTAGGGCCCAACTTTTGAACTTGATCATACTTCAAAGTTTCGACTGTTTTGAGAAATTGCAAGTGGCAGATGATTTTCCGATTAATGTTGTCCCACAATTTGCTTCTCTGAATGTTAACGAATATATATTTTGGATCATTTGCAAATAATCCAAATATAGTACTAAGCGAAGGAGTAACAAAACTTCATGTGACGTCTGGGCaagaaaatagttttgatttgCATGTTTTTACGGTTTAGGTAGATTTTTTGGTGTTTGTGTTTCACAAACACCAATTTTGTGTTTCTCATTAGTGTTTATTTTTTGTTTCCCAAAACATGCTTCTTTACATAACAATATTATTTGAGAAATTAGGCAAGAGAATTTTCATGTCACTTGCAACAGGGCTGAACCACCAGCTGTTACAATGTCATCCTTTCAAGTGAAAAACTGGAGTTAGCAGCTTAGCTTTGGCCTTAGGATACCATTTGAATTTTACCAAGAGTGAAAGAGCCATATCAATGAGCTGGACCCAAGCAAAGGCCATAATTATCAATTGCTACAGTTCAAATGCTATTCTATCACATGCTAACAACATTATAGTTTTGGGATAGAAGGTTAATACTTAATAGGTTA
Proteins encoded in this window:
- the LOC107798433 gene encoding uncharacterized protein LOC107798433 isoform X1, with translation MGDSACLMHAFSYASAIPNEAKQGNRMHAPGESISFGRFTNESLAWEKWSTFSHKRYVEEAERYAQPGSVAQKKAFFEAHYKRIAAQKAAAALLEQSNITPSSNSTKKDPDVEITQNTLTAANAAPVKGPLTTVAPEKELTNGIVRENKETISGSELSQMSHTDKPLLKVKQSSSSKQDDDDVTCVTSKKRSAFSSFKSSVHSIKTKFPSSPARHNITCHVNKENNFTPITKNQTSVLANEKRSSSNSLSKLMNYTPAKEPDKVPPPPPTTLKKEISKVAPNAVKKCATPLKTTVATSDGATKRPMTTPSSENRSMTTPIHPTVSGSQTASPKWNILSAVCPKSFTACRNKLQSPSLSTPFLLRTEERAARRKQKLEEKFNAKEVQKVQLQTTIKEKAEMEIRKLRQSFCFRARPLPKFYKERETAKNYTKKTPVKCSQSPKPGTKPSNSTMVSQPPSTYSTKKRSYKKSGKKNSSKPINSQTLPTVVSHDQNASPNIQHQFGVSPN
- the LOC107798433 gene encoding uncharacterized protein LOC107798433 isoform X2, encoding MGDSACLMHAFSYASAIPNEAKQGNRMHAPGESISFGRFTNESLAWEKWSTFSHKRYVEEAERYAQPGSVAQKKAFFEAHYKRIAAQKAAAALLEQSNITPSSNSTKKDPDVEITQNTLTAANAAPVKGPLTTVAPEKELTNGIVRENKETISGSELSQMSHTDKPLLKVKSSSSKQDDDDVTCVTSKKRSAFSSFKSSVHSIKTKFPSSPARHNITCHVNKENNFTPITKNQTSVLANEKRSSSNSLSKLMNYTPAKEPDKVPPPPPTTLKKEISKVAPNAVKKCATPLKTTVATSDGATKRPMTTPSSENRSMTTPIHPTVSGSQTASPKWNILSAVCPKSFTACRNKLQSPSLSTPFLLRTEERAARRKQKLEEKFNAKEVQKVQLQTTIKEKAEMEIRKLRQSFCFRARPLPKFYKERETAKNYTKKTPVKCSQSPKPGTKPSNSTMVSQPPSTYSTKKRSYKKSGKKNSSKPINSQTLPTVVSHDQNASPNIQHQFGVSPN